From Scleropages formosus chromosome 1, fSclFor1.1, whole genome shotgun sequence, a single genomic window includes:
- the akap12b gene encoding A-kinase anchor protein 12b isoform X1: MGASGSAARRDGRGPEDGEERSAEAQEAQEEQGGGGGGGGGGELAEPKLLQKNGQISSLNGKADDQVEDVDGQAKDEALEQVGQTDSVSQKDDGPETVEPLQEVEAPQVNEEKKEEEILDANEVTSKDKMEEEERKQDEASEVGFKKIFRFVGFKFTLKKDKTEKTEPVQLLTVKKEEGEPSSSDEPGETKEEESKGEGSAEEAKEEGAVEEAKEEGAVEEAKEAGVVEEAKEAGAAEEAKEAGAAEEAKEAGAAEEAKEDGAAEEAKEDGAVEEAKTQGATEEPKAEDSVKELALQDKEDAHEKLLAEEQAAECSAVADIVNDKASDQMAGTQELTQEATSDKEAESQGESPTSPPVQATQSPLRRFFTQGIFSNLRKKASFKKPREEEPPKEIKVEEEIKEAEETTETAAEEAEETNKQEMPEAQEEPLTTPEDTKTEDVAEQGATIEQKEDEIKAEVKVDIDVTEPTPADATVTLPVESSGDIVSTEGKAEDTPEGKTSTEDVPATIITEAELLSSQEKAKTQGSPLKKLLTGTGLKKLSSKKQKAKKEAEAKLTESGEQVSEQLQSSTESAEGQKGESSPSSPEESAEHVIGESGQAEAGPENESDAVTSDGERKKDGILPWASFKKLVTPKKRVKRSSESEDEGTEKPKSATLSSTDSAAEKQEEPKPTEEEQKTEVMTEEPKKKMDTSVSWEALICVGSSKKRARKTSDSDDEAPKIEEEAQTSGEEHGKTAESPLGSSQEADHENLSSPEQAGSPSEADGVSTWESLKRFVTPKRKVKTEDKVEELTGTTMTEQIPSDSEIPKEESSFSLKKLIPGRKKKKSDGKQDQVSSDEAGKDKGSAEEDSDTPAVVPLSEYESEQAEQVELTPKDKVEAVEKKTEIPEVQESKPGVPTAEAETVKSSGVVPTAGAHVKADIDERSPSWISPSAVEDLQEATECITKQPLSDIPEEGDTIATPKSTAEEGSRDDTIAEDIIELSSEAVTAVEQVPEVSFTEETTEMLSAVSRLTESPGTSGDMTPVQGEYEIEKTEVIVQEVVQTISAIQNVQSVTVSDVHREAVAVSSTPQVMESATKEKTVVLEPHLKSEAVAICTGLETQEIESAEEKTLQTSVESLTEVEEVLSTEIVVEDKTEKCEVAGVGEEHIFAAEVLEIKSEFRDPEPMTKIKETPKQVEINVETASEVQEDEVLLMGEVKDIPDPEFANVLQEQKAINVALVNLVLGETEVLEEPVVAENTPKTETEGPLETKLEESVCAESADVTEVASLEANKVQEFEGTKEDVADIEHAPLEEVVQCVVQEVTASMPEPPTSEPTEVQEAPIAVVAPATEISMSKEMVAIITPLSESVPMETADIKDEAPMERISSLKFADDHEVQVKQKEIDMLNMKPAVEADIEVASTTFSATVEDVCEKVENLNVMEAEQVKEQKITEEHSTTTVHLIIQNVVEDIEKPTKTETTQVQDTPSMESSLAEETSPTTTMKDKTLQDTAVHKKPEDAEPQVEEKADTEKTEDEHAQQVPAEEVKEAVVDSKMTEESLMSTVAEQHVKMVLEAVQVETMDTVQFKTAEECVVPVGIHQEDVSVQSPFKNKQEIDEMAQDGEMKVKKQQKVEKEGMEIHEKAKGEEADKAWSQEEKKPMVDIREKTESEEGKSQVEAEPKKPVRLAESVVAQESQEPEAVEATAVVTTGQKLICPTLTTHPVEKEEVVVQEESIKVETGPAPVAETQDVASDMVSDEPEEVEKVLKDTDEEVQLEATAVVTTVEILLCPAQALEEKVVTQEESTMVETEPESTSKTQTEESKAVSEEPKETEKEQHEATAVVTTIQTLVCPALPTQTVEKEEVAPQEKSTVVETEPESTSKTQMDESKAVSEKPKEAEKQEEQHEATAVVTTVQTLVCPALPTQTVEKEEVVPQKKSTVVETEPESTSKTQTEESKAISEEPKETEEEEQHEATAVVTTVQTLVCTALPTQTVEKEEVVPQEKSTVVETEPESTSKTQVDESKTVSEKPKETEKEKHEATAVVTTVQTLVCPALPTQTVEKEEVVPQEKSTVVETEPESTSKTQVDESKTVSEKPKETEKEKHEATAVVTTVQTLVCPALPTQTVEKEEVVPQEKSTVVETEPESTSKAQVDELKAASEKPEEDDQLEATAEVTAVQTSPGKTQADTGKDSDIPTKAADVKKEERTDQESAEKVKIQSAVVYAKGKVEVSEPEVIDHCESVEIVQMEAAVEFAVQTGKIQVEKGGAGSSTEPSSKDEVASADCKEAEHQKPEPSAGDKDACKLPKSEEARHQESLAGDAPGREVSAQNGTSSQPEGKDKSEEKGHASTESREEAKSKGEEVGEGQLATTAEAAGAAAVGEKAAELTLLKEALEITGDVLLETVSEIESVSSELTAAS, encoded by the coding sequence ttgGACAGACGGACTCCGTGTCCCAGAAGGATGATGGGCCAGAAACGGTGGAGCCGCTACAGGAGGTAGAGGCTCCACAGGTGaatgaggagaagaaggaggaagagatACTTGATGCTAATGAGGTGACGTCAAAGGACAAGATGGAAGAGGAGGAGCGAAAACAAGATGAAGCCAGTGAGGTTGGATTCAAGAAGATCTTCCGATTTGTTGGATTCAAGTTCACTCTGAAAAAGGACAAAACCGAGAAGACTGAGCCAGTGCAGCTGCTGACAGTAAAAAAGGAGGAGGGTGAGCCAAGCAGTTCCGATGAGCCTGGGGAGACCAAGGAGGAAGAATCCAAGGGAGAAGGTTCTGCTGAAGAGGCTAAGGAAGAAGGTGCTGTTGAGGAGGCCAAGGAAGAGGGTGCTGTTGAGGAGGCCAAGGAGGCTGGTGTTGTTGAGGAGGCCAAGGAGGCTGGTGCTGCTGAGGAGGCCAAGGAGGCTGGTGCTGCTGAGGAGGCCAAAGAGGCTGGTGCTGCTGAGGAGGCCAAGGAGGATGGTGCTGCTGAGGAGGCCAAGGAGGATGGTGCTGTTGAGGAAGCAAAGACACAGGGCGCTACTGAGGAGCCGAAGGCAGAAGATTCTGTCAAAGAACTCGCGCTACAAGACAAAGAGGATGCTCAtgagaagctgctggctgaAGAGCAAGCTGCCGAGTGTTCTGCAGTTGCAGACATAGTCAATGACAAAGCCTCAGATCAGATGGCGGGAACCCAGGAACTCACCCAGGAGGCCACCTCTGACAAAGAGGCAGAGTCACAGGGCGAGTCCCCAACCAGTCCTCCTGTCCAGGCGACACAGTCCCCTTTAAGGAGATTCTTCACACAAGGCATCTTCTCAAATTTGCGAAAGAAGGCAAGTTTTAAAAAGCCCAGAGAAGAGGAGCCACCAAAAGAGATTAAGGTTGAAGAGGAAATAAAGGAAGCTGAGGAAACCACCGAAACTGCAgctgaggaagcagaggagACAAATAAGCAGGAGATGCCAGAAGCTCAAGAGGAACCACTAACTACTCCAGAAGATACCAAGACAGAAGATGTGGCAGAACAAGGTGCAACCATAGAGCAAAAGGAGGACGAGATTAAAGCTGAGGTTAAGGTGGACATTGATGTCACTGAGCCCACCCCAGCAGATGCAACAGTAACTCTTCCAGTTGAAAGTAGTGGTGACATTGTATCCACAGAGGGAAAAGCAGAAGATACCCCTGAAGGAAAAACAAGTACAGAGGATGTTCCTGCTACAATAATCACTGAGGCTGAACTTCTGTCTTCACAAGAAAAAGCCAAGACTCAAGGAAGTCCACTTAAAAAACTCCTCACAGGAACAGGCTTAAAGAAACTAtcttccaaaaaacaaaaagcaaagaaagaggCTGAGGCAAAGCTGACAGAATCTGGTGAACAAGTTTCCGAGCAACTCCAGTCATCCACCGAATCCGCAGAAGGCCAGAAGGGAGAGagctctccttcttctccagaGGAGTCAGCAGAGCATGTTATTGGGGAATCTGGCCAAGCAGAAGCAGGtcctgaaaatgaaagtgatgcAGTCACCTCTGATGGAGAGAGGAAGAAGGATGGAATTCTTCCTTGGGCCTCCTTCAAGAAGTTGGTGACACCAAAGAAACGTGTCAAAAGGTCTTCGGAAAGTGAGGATGAGGGGACAGAAAAGCCCAAATCTGCCACACTATCCTCCACAGACAGTGCTGCGGAGAAGCAGGAAGAGCCCAAACCTActgaggaagagcagaagacaGAAGTCATGACAGAagaaccaaaaaagaaaatggataCATCTGTGTCTTGGGAAGCCTTGATATGTGTTGGATCTTCCAAGAAGAGAGCAAGGAAAACCTCTGATTCTGATGACGAGGCACCAAAAATAGAAGAGGAAGCTCAGACATCAGGAGAGGAACATGGAAAAACCGCAGAATCACCACTTGGAAGTTCCCAAGAAGCAGATCATGAAAACCTGTCCTCTCCAGAGCAGGCCGGGAGTCCATCGGAAGCAGATGGAGTGTCCACCTGGGAATCGCTAAAAAGATTCGTCACCCCTAAACGGAAAGTTAAGACAGAGGACAAGGTTGAGGAACTAACTGGTACCACCATGACTGAGCAGATACCTTCTGACAGTGAAATTCCCAAGGAGGAATCCTCCTTCTCGCTCAAGAAGCTAATTCCTGGGCGGAAGAAAAAGAAGTCAGATGGGAAGCAGGATCAGGTGTCATCTGACGAGGCAGGAAAAGATAAGGGGTCGGCAGAGGAGGACTCGGACACACCTGCCGTGGTTCCCCTGTCCGAGTACGAATCTGAACAGGCCGAACAAGTTGAACTTACACCAAAGGACAAGGTGGAAGCTGttgaaaagaaaactgaaatccCTGAGGTTCAAGAGTCAAAGCCAGGGGTACCCACTGCAGAGGCTGAGACAGTGAAGTCTAGTGGTGTAGTGCCTACTGCAGGAGCTCACGTCAAAGCTGATATTGATGAACGATCACCATCTTGGATATCACCCTCAGCTGTGGAGGACCTTCAGGAGGCAACAGAATGCATAACCAAACAGCCATTGAGTGATATACCTGAAGAAGGGGACACCATTGCCACTCCCAAATCTACCGCTGAAGAAGGTTCCAGAGATGACACGATAGCTGAGGACATCATAGAACTATCTTCAGAGGCAGTGACAGCTGTGGAGCAAGTCCCTGAAGTGTCCTTTACTGAAGAGACTACCGAAATGCTTTCGGCTGTCTCACGACTAACAGAATCCCCTGGGACATCTGGCGACATGACTCCAGTACAGGGAGAGTATGAAATTGAGAAAACGGAAGTCATCGTGCAAGAAGTAGTGCAAACGATCAGCGCAATACAAAACGTTCAGTCGGTGACAGTGTCGGACGTGCACCGGGAAGCTGTTGCCGTTTCCAGCACCCCACAAGTGATGGAGTCTGCCACAAAAGAGAAGACGGTGGTTTTAGAGCCCCATCTTAAATCTGAAGCTGTTGCTATTTGCACGGGTCTTGAAACTCAGGAAATTGAATCTGCAGAGGAGAAGACACTGCAGACCTCTGTGGAAAGCCTCACTGAGGTGGAAGAGGTTCTGTCCACAGAAATTGTGGTTGAGGATAAGACTGAGAAATGTGAAGTGGCAGGTGTTGGAGAAGAGCACATCTTTGCTGCTGAAGTCCTGGAGATCAAATCTGAATTTAGGGATCCAGAGCCAATGACTAAAATAAAAGAGACACCAAAACAGGTGGAAATCAATGTGGAAACAGCAAGTGAAGTGCAAGAAGATGAAGTTTTACTAATGGGGGAAGTTAAAGACATACCAGATCCTGAATTTGCAAATGTCCTACAAGAACAAAAAGCCATCAATGTAGCGTTAGTCAATTTAGTGTTGGGTGAGACTGAAGTACTGGAAGAACCCGTAGTGGCAGAGAACACACCAAAGACTGAGACTGAAGGTCCATTAGAAACAAAGCTAGAGGAGTCTGTCTGTGCTGAGTCTGCTGATGTCACTGAAGTCGCCTCTTTGGAGGCAAATAAAGTGCAGGAATTTGAAGGTACGAAGGAGGATGTTGCTGATATTGAGCATGCTCCTTTGGAAGAAGTGGTCCAGTGTGTGGTACAAGAAGTAACTGCCTCAATGCCTGAGCCACCTACAAGTGAACCCACAGAAGTCCAAGAGGCTCCCATTGCTGTTGTGGCACCAGCAACAGAAATCTCAATGTCTAAAGAGATGGTTGCCATCATTACCCCTCTTTCTGAGTCAGTTCCCATGGAGACTGCCGATATCAAGGATGAGGCACCAATGGAAAGAATTTCATCactgaagttcgcagatgacCATGAGGTCCAGGTTAAACAGAAGGAGATAGATATGCTAAACATGAAACCAGCTGTTGAGGCAGATATTGAGGTAGCTTCAACCACCTTTAGTGCTACAGTGGAGGATGTTTGTGAGAAAGTGGAGAACCTTAATGTAATGGAAGCAGAGCAggtgaaagagcagaaaatTACTGAAGAGCACAGCACCACTACTGTTCACTTGATTATCCAGAATGTGGTGGAAGACATAGAAAAACCGACTAAAACAGAGACTACTCAGGTTCAGGACACACCAAGTATGGAAAGCTCCCTGGCGGAGGAGACATCGCCGACAACAACTATGAAAGATAAAACATTGCAGGACACAGCAGTTCATAAGAAGCCTGAAGATGCTGAGCCCCAGGTAGAAGAGAAAGCAGATACAGAGAAGACAGAAGATGAACATGCACAGCAAGTTCCTGCAGAAGAGGTCAAAGAAGCTGTAGTGGACAGTAAAATGACAGAAGAATCTCTAATGTCCACAGTCGCTGAACAACATGTGAAGATGGTGCTAGAAGCAGTTCAGGTGGAAACTATGGATACAGTCCAGtttaaaacagcagaagagTGTGTGGTTCCTGTAGGGATTCATCAAGAAGATGTATCTGTGCAGTCTCcattcaaaaacaaacaggaaatagATGAGATGGCGCAGGATGGagaaatgaaagttaaaaagcagcaaaaagtggaaaaagaaggTATGGAAATTCACGAAAAGGCAAAAGGAGAGGAAGCAGATAAGGCTTGGAGTCAGGAGGAGAAGAAGCCAATGGTGGACATTCGGGAAAAGACAGAAAGTGAAGAAGGAAAAAGTCAAGTAGAGGCAGAGCCAAAGAAACCAGTCAGGCTTGCTGAGTCAGTAGTGGCTCAAGAGTCTCAGGAGCCAGAGGCTGTTGAAGCCACTGCTGTTGTAACTACAGGCCAAAAACTGATTTGTCCAACTTTAACAACCCACCCTGTGGAGAAGGAAGAAGTTGTGGTACAGGAGGAGAGCATCAAAGTGGAAACTGGGCCAGCGCCAGTTGCGGAGACACAAGATGTAGCATCTGACATGGTTTCGGACGAGCCAGAAGAGGTTGAAAAGGTGCTGAAGGACACGGATGAGGAGGTGCAGCTTGAGGCCACTGCTGTTGTCACCACAGTCGAAATACTGTTGTGTCCAGCTCAAGCTCTGGAGGAAAAAGTAGTAACTCAAGAGGAGAGCACCATGGTGGAAACTGAGCCAGAATCAACCTCTAAGACACAAACAGAGGAGTCAAAGGCCGTTTCAGAGGAGccaaaagagacagaaaaggaGCAACATGAAGCCACTGCTGTAGTAACTACAATCCAGACGTTAGTATGTCCAGCTTTACCAACTCAAACTGTGGAGAAGGAAGAAGTGGCTCCTCAGGAGAAGAGCACCGTGGTGGAAACTGAACCGGAATCAACCTCTAAGACGCAAATGGACGAGTCGAAGGCCGTTTCAGAGAAGCCAAAAGAGGCTGAAAAACAGGAGGAGCAACATGAAGCCACTGCCGTAGTAACTACAGTCCAAACATTAGTGTGTCCAGCTTTACCAACTCAAACTGTGGAGAAGGAAGAAGTGGTTCCTCAGAAGAAGAGCACCGTGGTGGAAACTGAGCCAGAATCAACCTCTAAGACACAAACGGAAGAGTCCAAGGCCATTTCAGAGGAGccaaaagagacagaagaagaGGAGCAACATGAAGCCACTGCTGTAGTAACTACAGTCCAAACATTAGTGTGTACAGCTTTACCAACTCAAACTGTGGAGAAGGAAGAAGTGGTTCCTCAGGAGAAGAGCACCGTGGTGGAAACTGAGCCGGAATCAACCTCTAAGACACAAGTGGACGAGTCGAAGACTGTTTCGGAGAAGccaaaagagacagaaaaggaGAAACATGAAGCCACTGCTGTAGTAACTACAGTCCAAACATTAGTGTGTCCAGCTTTACCAACTCAAACTGTGGAGAAGGAAGAAGTGGTTCCTCAGGAGAAGAGCACCGTGGTGGAAACTGAGCCAGAATCAACCTCTAAGACACAAGTGGACGAGTCGAAGACTGTTTCGGAGAAGccaaaagagacagaaaaggaGAAACATGAAGCCACTGCTGTAGTAACTACAGTCCAAACATTAGTGTGTCCAGCTTTACCAACTCAAACTGTGGAGAAGGAAGAAGTGGTTCCTCAGGAGAAGAGCACCGTGGTGGAAACTGAGCCAGAATCAACCTCTAAGGCGCAAGTGGACGAGTTGAAGGCTGCTTCAGAGAAGCCAGAAGAGGATGACCAACTTGAAGCCACTGCTGAAGTAACTGCAGTCCAAACATCACCTGGtaaaacccaagcagacacaggtAAAGACTCAGACATCCccacaaaggcagcagatgttaaaaaagaagagagaacTGACCAGGAGTCTGCAGAGAAGGTGAAAATTCAATCAGCTGTTGTTTACGCTAAAGGCAAGGTAGAAGTTTCTGAACCGGAGGTCATCGATCACTGTGAAAGTGTTGAAATCGTGCAGATGGAGGCTGCGGTAGAGTTCGCTGTTCAAACCGGAAAAATCCAAGTAGAAAAGGGCGGTGcaggcagcagcactgaacCAAGCTCAAAGGACGAAGTAGCTTCCGCAGACTGTAAAGAAGCAGAACACCAGAAGCCAGAGCCATCGGCAGGTGACAAGGACGCATGCAAGCTACCGAAATCAGAAGAAGCACGCCATCAAGAGTCTCTAGCTGGAGATGCACCAGGCCGAGAAGTCTCTGCTCAGAATGGCACGAGTTCACAGCCCGAAGGCAAGGATAAATCGGAAGAAAAGGGGCACGCTTCAACAGAAAGCCGTGAAGAAGCGAAGTCGAAGGGCGAGGAGGTGGGCGAAGGGCAGCTGGCCACCACGGCGGAGGCCGCGGGGGCAGCGGCGGTGGGAGAGAAGGCTGCGGAGCTCACTCTTCTTAAAGAGGCCCTTGAGATCACCGGGGACGTCCTACTAGAGACTGTCAGCGAAATAGAGTCGGTGTCGTCCGAGCTGACGGCAGCATCCTGA